One window of Felis catus isolate Fca126 chromosome D4, F.catus_Fca126_mat1.0, whole genome shotgun sequence genomic DNA carries:
- the LOC101091410 gene encoding spermatogenesis-associated protein 31A6, with the protein MENFFSLRSTGTSWLSSGPTSWVIDAIFAFLCGLGLFLLLLPCFQSNSSLSPAKKYRNIRKHQVELRRRSKSKKKSGALKACRNCLKELEGARSLISLLQSCLGRLPDKGGFHQLLCQDIPGEVCKAVPAGAHQPCREPMDAAAPTMSLLATPVPLTQRPLLLGSMTSSVSVHSHSSLSASSPPEPFLPLNSLLPQPLALSPLPPCPLNPEACPPPLRTSSAPQPPDSILTLPQCDSLAFPLSTIPQRSSHTPWSASAVPAISGLGHSSCPISALSWWHTAAKALCLSTSSNCKSQQEHLSHHSPEASFWGNPTNRQVGAASPSLLSSDNQKLLEIQVTKRVRVKIWKEKEKDESYPKQISPDYHLNSLGNMLKSLSPEQNTSLQHFWSTKGKPEQLPGHQKLSYPKVLGHHLQQKYNQLFWGLPSLHSESLVATAWISEGSSVPQSSSFLFNGISSACPTQMQAKLSPLLSQSQPPSQLEFQSQPLVSSVPQFQPPSLAQILTQDHRQSSLPILSPSPPQIEACEVSCLIAQDKSQFLIPPEIQHPEWPLLQKQLESGWALSSVIKRSQEVFSVFTSNLPEDSWAVSLLPENFPISAELRKQLEQHLQKWLIEHRWELPRKIQESLELRQLQGELPGTCQAKGKHGPSRPSACAGKSNKDTQKVEFQLSQGMGKGLGYILGKVPKDLSRDSESSLMGFQEVSSGESECDLGLSMSDSGSDLLKSLDKNLENILKDHLGRKLGKISGSLIPVSVHKSWLAVNHAFPKSNTHKEIRNLGILKCWGPYVNTSHRVSFLNPDIQEVLEAHIIRFWVRHRWGLPLKALKPINLFKLKKVQPLPILQFAFNPSATCVSGTASIIKFAESLGRPSQACLGKKVVAEESGLTLEKPLLAPSPMYEEIQRALVRTPSDDNQGSSKASLTGQDSRPPSQSFTLNLMGRTPQSDFAEWAEKSSLELSPSSAMAGNEPREENEDWASQDPCHRVAMLKINLGPQYLRSEKAREAVEAKPPTLQPRPILGTNVLTKPQTINAHMGGLDTSKKLSRMSAIQDPGESCLNTEVSEFKSKLKIKPENQSQDCPTHVILAVDNLASQAPQCYPQTVPTGDKIASQMLYGLMANQRSCLRQQDPMNSGLQDSWKSQSKMTASTYKREDYRRPNSGTNKERFEELRTSQAESMSHLSPVRGIVDSVRNRCIQFLPEKKQGPPENLFRKRMRHFFQWIFPNRKVKGQNTMQKCKPVIASAQSQGPVKSRSIMANETAEAQALMTAVGQILEEKMAIHHGLHGTKLNEHKQELQAPVCGCFCYHRVPFYPVHGRMSYTAHNHQDTSNGQSSSFKERHVKHRQSLKSVRFEDEQLDPRHLPSLPPKKTLSPVSPCQYRPRMLGAPGYHQHCPRHCLLQASLFGRS; encoded by the exons ATGGAGAATTTCTTTTCCCTGAGAAGCACTGGTACCTCCTGGCTGAGCTCTGGTCCCACCTCCTGGGTGATTGATGCCATCTTTGCCTTCCTGTGTGGACTGGGGCTCTTCCTTCTGTTACTGCCTTGTTTTCAGAGTAATTCATCCTTATCACCAGctaagaaatatagaaatatcagGAAG CATCAAGTGGAGCTGAGGAGGAGGagcaagagtaagaaaaaaagcGGAGCTTTGAAAG CTTGCAGAAATTGCCTGAAAGAACTGGAGGGAGCTCGCAGTCTGATTTCACTTCTGCAAAG CTGCCTGGGGAGGCTCCCTGACAAGGGTGGCTTTCATCAACTCTTATGTCAAGACATCCCTGGTGAGGTGTGCAAAGCAGTGCCTGCTGGAGCCCACCAGCCATGCAGGGAGCCTATGGATGCTGCTGCTCCCACCATGTCCCTGTTGGCTACCCCAGTTCCTCTGACTCAGCGCCCTCTACTTCTTGGCTCAATGACCTCTTCAGTTTCTGTTCATTCCCACTCATCTCTGAGTGCCTCTTCGCCACCAGAGCCTTTCCTTCCCCTCAACAGCCTTTTGCCCCAGCCACTtgctctttcccctctgcctccatgTCCCCTTAATCCAGAGGCCTGCCCTCCACCTCTGAGAACCTCCTCTGCCCCACAACCTCCAGACTCTATTCTGACTCTTCCTCAATGTGACTCCTTGGCATTCCCACTGAGCACCATTCCACAGAGGTCATCTCACACCCCTTGGTCAGCTTCTGCTGTTCCAGCCATCTCAGGCCTTGGCCACTCAAGTTGTCCCATTTCAGCCTTGTCATGGTGGCACACTGCTGCCAAAGCCCTGTGCCTCTCAACCTCATCAAATTGTAAGTCTCAGCAAGAACACCTTTCCCACCACTCACCAGAGGCCTCATTCTGGGGAAACCCCACCAACAGACAGGTAGGAGCTGCTAGCCCCTCTTTGCTGAGCTCAGATAATCAGAAGCTCCTGGAAATACAAGTCACAAAGAGAGTCAGGGTcaagatttggaaagaaaaagaaaaagatgaatcaTATCCAAAACAAATAAGCCCAGACTACCACCTGAATTCTTTGGGGAATATGTTGAAGTCACTGAGTCCTGAACAGAACACAAGCCTCCAACACTTCTGGAGTACAAAAGGAAAACCAGAGCAGCTGCCTGGTCATCAGAAGCTCTCATATCCTAAGGTCTTGGGACACCATCTACAGCAGAAATATAACCAACTTTTCTGGGGTCTCCCCTCTCTACACAGCGAATCTCTGGTAGCTACTGCCTGGATCTCTGAGGGCTCTTCAGTGCCACAGTCTTCTTCTTTCTTATTCAATGGAATCTCAAGTGCCTGCCCAACTCAAATGCAGGCTAAACTATCTCCACTGCTTTCTCAGTCCCAGCCCCCGTCCCAACTGGAGTTCCAATCTCAACCCTTGGTTTCATCTGTACCTCAATTTCAACCACCGTCTCTGGCTCAGATCCTGACCCAGGATCATCGCCAATCCTCTCTTCCAATCCTATCACCTTCGCCACCTCAGATTGAGGCCTGCGAAGTATCTTGCCTTATAGCCCAGGATAAGTCACAATTTCTCATCCCACCTGAGATTCAACATCCAGAATGGCCTTTGTTGCAGAAGCAACTAGAAAGTGGGTGGGCTTTATCCTCTGTAATCAAAAGATCTCAAGAAGTCTTTAGTGTCTTCACTTCCAATCTTCCTGAGGACAGTTGGGcagtctccctccttcctgagAACTTTCCAATCAGTGCTGAACTCCGTAAGCAACTGGAGCAACACCTACAAAAGTGGCTTATTGAACACCGGTGGGAGCTGCCCCGTAAGATCCAAGAGTCTCTGGAACTAAGGCAGCTTCAGGGTGAATTACCAGGGACATGTCAGGCAAAGGGCAAGCATGGACCCTCACGTCCCTCTGCATGTGCAGGTAAAAGCAACAAGGATACACAGAAAGTGGAGTTCCAGCTAAGCCAGGGCATGGGCAAGGGCCTGGGGTATATTTTGGGGAAGGTCCCAAAAGATCTCTCCAGGGACTCAGAAAGCTCCCTAATGGGGTTTCAGGAAGTAAGCTCTGGAGAGTCAGAATGTGACTTGGGGTTGTCAATGAGTGACTCAGGGAGCGATTTGCTAAAGAGCTTAGATAAGAATCTAGAAAACATCCTGAAAGACCATTTGGGTAGGAAGTTGGGGAAGATCAGTGGGAGTTTGATCCCTGTGAGTGTGCACAAATCCTGGCTTGCAGTCAACCATGCTTTTCCCAAGTCCAACACTCACAAGGAAATCAGAAACCTAGGAATCTTGAAGTGTTGGGGACCATATGTGAACACCTCCCACAGGGTTTCCTTCCTCAATCCAGACATTCAAGAAGTGCTGGAAGCACATATTATAAGGTTTTGGGTGAGGCACAGGTGGGGTCTACCCCTCAAGGCTCTTAAGCCCATAAATCTATTTAAGTTGAAAAAGGTTCAACCTTTGCCCATTCTGCAGTTTGCCTTTAACCCCTCAGCCACCTGTGTGTCTGGAACTGCCTCAATAATCAAATTTGCTGAATCCCTGGGAAGACCTTCTCAGGCATGTCTGGGAAAGAAAGTTGTAGCAGAAGAGTCAGGTCTCACCCTGGAGAAGCCTCTCCTTGCCCCTTCACCTATGTATGAGGAAATCCAGAGGGCCCTGGTAAGGACCCCATCTGACGACAACCAGGGGTCCTCAAAGGCCTCTCTGACTGGACAGGATAGCAGGCCACCTTCTCAGTCCTTCACACTCAACCTCATGGGCAGAACTCCGCAGAGTGATTTTGCAGAATGGGCTGAGAAGAGCAGCCTAGAGCTGAGTCCCAGTTCAGCAATGGCCGGGAATGAGCCAAGAGAGGAGAATGAGGATTGGGCCTCACAAGACCCCTGCCATAGGGTAGCAATGCTGAAGATCAACTTAGGACCCCAATATCTTAGGTCTGAAAAGGCCAGGGAGGCAGTGGAGGCCAAGCCTCCTACTCTTCAGCCAAGACCCATCTTGGGAACCAATGTGCtcacaaaaccccaaaccataaATGCACATATGGGGGGTTTAGATACCAGTAAAAAACTTTCTAGAATGTCTGCTATCCAAGATCCTGGAGAGTCATGCCTTAACACAGAGGTTAGTGAATTTAAGTCCAAATTGAAGATAAAGCCAGAGAACCAGTCTCAAGACTGTCCTACACACGTGATCCTTGCTGTAGACAACTTGGCTTCTCAGGCACCTCAGTGTTATCCCCAGACAGTGCCTACTGGAGACAAGATAGCTTCCCAGATGCTGTATGGCTTAATGGCAAACCAAAGGAGCTGCTTAAGGCAGCAAGATCCCATGAACTCTGGACTTCAGGACTCATGGAAGAGCCAGAGCAAGATGACTGCCTCTACTTATAAGAGAGAGGACTATAGGAGGCCCAACTCAGGAACGAATAAAGAACGGTTTGAAGAATTGAGGACCTCTCAAGCTGAAAGTATGAGTCACCTTTCCCCAGTCAGAGGAATAGTAGACTCTGTTAGGAACAGATGCATACAGTTCCTGCCAGAGAAGAAACAAGGTCCTCCAGAAAACCTCTTCAGAAAAAGGATGAGGCACTTTTTTCAATGGATTTTCCCCAATAGAAAAGTCAAAGGTCAGAACACTATGCAAAAATGTAAGCCAGTAATAGCCTCTGCCCAGAGCCAAGGACCAGTCAAAAGCAGATCAATTATGGCTAATGAGACTGCTGAGGCTCAGGCCCTCATGACAGCTGTTGGacaaattctagaggagaaaatggCAATCCACCATGGACTTCATGGCACAAAGTTAAATGAGCACAAACAGGAACTCCAAGCACCAGTATGTGGGTGTTTCTGCTACCACAGGGTTCCCTTCTACCCAGTGCATGGGAGAATGAGTTATACAGCCCACAATCATCAAGACACCTCCAATGGTCAGAGTAGCTCTTTCAAGGAAAGGCACGTTAAACACCGACAGTCCTTGAAAAGTGTAAGATTCGAGGATGAGCAACTGGACCCAAGGCACCTCCCATCCCTGCCTCCCAAGAAGACTTTGTCTCCAGTCAGTCCCTGCCAGTATAGGCCAAGGATGCTAGGTGCCCCAGGCTACCATCAACACTGTCCACGGCACTGTCTTCTTCAGGCCTCCCTGTTTGGTCGATCATAA